Proteins from a genomic interval of Sphingopyxis sp. QXT-31:
- a CDS encoding A24 family peptidase: MTSHLPQLLLMMLAAILMICSAISDLRWREISNGLNGLIAVFAIPFWYFAGWSLWPHATIVVGVALAAFAFFLLLYALGGMGGGDVKNVFAIFLWVPTPIATQALMVMALAGAAVSAAMLVHQIVKRPKDKPEVPYGVAIAAAGLWALHQQYLNQFQVIGSS; the protein is encoded by the coding sequence ATGACCAGCCACCTTCCCCAGCTGCTCCTGATGATGCTCGCGGCGATCCTGATGATCTGCTCGGCGATCAGCGACCTGCGCTGGCGCGAGATTTCCAACGGCCTCAACGGCCTTATCGCGGTCTTTGCTATCCCCTTTTGGTATTTTGCCGGCTGGTCGCTGTGGCCCCATGCCACGATCGTGGTCGGGGTTGCGCTCGCGGCCTTCGCCTTTTTCCTGCTGCTCTATGCGCTCGGCGGGATGGGCGGCGGCGACGTGAAGAACGTCTTTGCCATATTTTTGTGGGTGCCTACGCCGATCGCGACGCAGGCGCTGATGGTGATGGCGCTGGCTGGTGCCGCGGTGTCCGCGGCAATGCTGGTGCACCAGATCGTAAAGCGCCCGAAGGACAAGCCGGAGGTACCCTATGGGGTCGCCATCGCGGCTGCAGGCCTTTGGGCGCTTCACCAACAATATCTTAACCAGTTTCAGGTTATCGGGTCGAGTTGA
- the cpaB gene encoding Flp pilus assembly protein CpaB has product MDTRKIMLIVGALVIAIGAAFGVNQMMRGASAPQARAAAAPEAQGPMILVATRQLPVGTIIGPDSFRFQPWPKELVEKAYFLKEKTDTNSLVGTVVRYPITAGQPLTQGALVHPDDRGFLAAALGPGMRAVTVKVSQEQGVAGFVFPGDRVDVVLAQEIEVKEGGSYPDDQLYTAETIVNNVRVLATDQRYDAEDETGKTPVRTFGSVTLEATPEIAEKIAVAQSMGKLSLALRPLADSAGDLDAAIASGAVNVPTKGGTAAEKKMMAEAAGRPTSGRGSATTGGDVSRFWVPVSGRVSQPKPQQNVYGGAPMPMGGAAPAAPRGPVVRVTRGGQVTEVPVGGK; this is encoded by the coding sequence ATGGATACGCGAAAGATTATGCTGATCGTCGGCGCACTGGTCATTGCGATCGGGGCGGCGTTCGGGGTCAACCAGATGATGCGCGGCGCATCGGCTCCGCAGGCACGCGCTGCCGCGGCCCCGGAAGCCCAGGGTCCGATGATCCTGGTCGCCACGCGCCAGCTGCCGGTCGGGACGATCATCGGCCCCGACAGCTTCCGCTTCCAGCCCTGGCCGAAGGAACTGGTCGAGAAGGCCTATTTCCTGAAGGAAAAGACCGACACCAACAGCCTGGTCGGCACGGTCGTGCGCTATCCGATCACTGCGGGGCAGCCGCTCACGCAGGGCGCGCTCGTTCATCCCGACGATCGCGGCTTCCTCGCCGCGGCGCTCGGCCCCGGCATGCGGGCCGTGACCGTCAAGGTCAGCCAGGAACAGGGTGTCGCCGGCTTCGTCTTCCCGGGCGACCGCGTCGACGTCGTGCTGGCGCAGGAGATCGAGGTCAAGGAAGGCGGCAGCTATCCCGACGACCAACTCTATACCGCCGAGACGATCGTCAACAATGTCCGGGTTCTCGCGACCGACCAGCGTTATGACGCCGAGGACGAGACGGGCAAGACGCCGGTTCGCACCTTCGGCTCGGTGACGCTGGAAGCCACGCCCGAGATCGCAGAGAAGATCGCGGTCGCGCAGAGCATGGGTAAGCTGTCGCTCGCGCTGCGCCCGCTGGCCGACAGCGCGGGCGATCTCGATGCCGCCATCGCCTCGGGTGCGGTAAACGTTCCGACCAAGGGCGGCACTGCCGCTGAAAAGAAGATGATGGCCGAAGCCGCGGGGCGGCCGACCTCGGGCCGCGGCTCGGCCACGACGGGCGGTGACGTATCGCGCTTCTGGGTTCCGGTCAGCGGCCGCGTATCGCAGCCGAAGCCGCAGCAGAATGTCTATGGAGGGGCACCGATGCCCATGGGCGGCGCCGCACCGGCGGCCCCGCGCGGTCCAGTCGTACGTGTCACGCGCGGCGGCCAGGTGACCGAAGTTCCGGTTGGGGGTAAGTAA
- a CDS encoding type II and III secretion system protein family protein — translation MNSKANFKAAALARTLAIGLVAATLVSAPAQQASAQAVQNASSNVDLSVGRGRLISLPAAMTDVFVADDKVADVQVRSSRQLYIFGKTPGETSIYATDASGRVVYSTVARVGNNIETIDQMLALAMPDAKVSANTMNGFVLLTGTVQSPDDAAEAERLVQAFVGDQTKVLSRLRTATPLQVNLQVRIAEVNRSLVKEISGNVLTRDTDGPLGNGFLGGVFGGRTAGTITSSNGTTTYNITTPSGTRSLAGAGRLFGLDLIASLDAGERSGLVATLAQPNLTAISGETADFLAGGEFPVPIPGNFAGTTIEYRKYGVSLAYTPTVLSNGRISLRVRPEVSELSTEGAIELDGFQVPALTVRRAETTVELGSGESFMIAGLMNNRSIGAIDKMPGLGDVPLLGLLFKSDSFRRGETELVIVVTPYLVQPVSANEIKLPTDAFQDSNDLSRLLLGQTTNGVTGGDRPKPRLETSPADADRLRGGAEVSPGFSIK, via the coding sequence ATGAACAGCAAAGCCAATTTCAAGGCAGCGGCGCTGGCCCGCACCCTGGCCATCGGCCTGGTCGCGGCGACCCTGGTGTCCGCCCCCGCCCAGCAGGCTTCGGCACAGGCGGTCCAGAATGCGAGCAGCAACGTCGACCTGTCGGTCGGACGCGGGCGGCTGATCAGCCTGCCCGCGGCGATGACCGACGTCTTCGTCGCCGACGACAAGGTCGCCGACGTTCAGGTCCGCTCGAGCCGGCAGCTCTACATCTTCGGCAAGACGCCGGGCGAGACGAGCATCTATGCCACCGATGCCAGCGGCCGCGTCGTCTATTCGACGGTCGCCCGCGTCGGCAACAACATCGAGACCATCGACCAGATGCTCGCGCTCGCGATGCCCGATGCCAAGGTTTCGGCGAACACGATGAACGGCTTCGTGCTGCTGACCGGTACGGTCCAGTCGCCCGACGACGCCGCCGAGGCCGAACGCCTGGTGCAGGCCTTTGTCGGCGACCAGACCAAGGTGCTGTCGCGCCTCCGCACCGCGACGCCGCTGCAGGTCAATCTGCAGGTCCGCATCGCCGAAGTGAATCGCTCGCTGGTCAAGGAAATCAGCGGCAACGTCCTGACGCGCGATACCGACGGGCCGTTGGGCAACGGCTTCCTGGGCGGTGTTTTCGGTGGCCGTACCGCAGGGACGATCACAAGCAGCAACGGCACGACGACCTATAATATCACCACCCCTTCCGGGACGCGGAGCCTGGCCGGCGCCGGTCGCCTGTTCGGCCTCGACCTCATCGCGTCGCTCGACGCAGGCGAGCGCTCGGGCTTGGTCGCGACGCTGGCGCAGCCCAATCTGACCGCGATTTCGGGCGAAACCGCCGACTTCCTCGCGGGCGGCGAATTCCCGGTCCCGATCCCGGGCAATTTCGCGGGCACGACGATCGAATATCGCAAATATGGCGTCAGCCTGGCCTATACGCCGACGGTGCTGTCGAACGGCCGCATCAGCCTGCGTGTCCGCCCCGAAGTGTCCGAACTCTCGACCGAAGGCGCCATCGAACTCGACGGTTTCCAGGTGCCCGCGCTGACCGTGCGCCGCGCGGAGACCACCGTCGAACTCGGCTCGGGCGAAAGCTTCATGATCGCCGGGCTGATGAACAACCGGTCGATCGGCGCGATCGACAAGATGCCTGGGTTGGGCGATGTGCCGCTGCTCGGCCTGCTGTTCAAGTCGGACAGCTTCCGCCGCGGCGAAACCGAGCTGGTGATCGTCGTAACGCCCTATCTGGTCCAGCCGGTTTCGGCGAACGAGATCAAGCTGCCGACCGACGCCTTCCAGGATTCGAACGACCTTTCGCGCCTGCTGCTCGGTCAGACGACCAACGGCGTGACCGGCGGCGACCGCCCCAAGCCGCGGCTGGAGACGTCGCCCGCCGATGCCGACCGCCTGCGCGGCGGCGCGGAAGTGTCGCCGGGTTTCAGCATCAAGTGA
- a CDS encoding CpaD family pilus assembly protein, whose protein sequence is MKKIATWTVLALATTIAGCTGTAHTNASLDSVHQPLVRNSIYQFDVATSGGELPPSEQGRLQGWLDAMGVRYGDRIAVEDPSPYGSGNAQATIRSMVERRGLLLSDALPVTTGAVPEGSVRVVVTRASAHVPGCPDWASKSSINFTNSTSSNYGCATNSNLAAMVADPNDLIKGSSDAGYDPSTATRAIKTYREKPPTGAGALKQNSTSEGGSQ, encoded by the coding sequence ATGAAGAAGATCGCAACTTGGACCGTCCTGGCGCTGGCGACGACGATCGCCGGCTGCACCGGCACCGCCCACACCAACGCCAGCCTCGATTCGGTCCACCAGCCGCTGGTGCGCAACTCGATTTACCAGTTCGACGTCGCGACGAGCGGCGGCGAGCTGCCCCCGAGCGAACAGGGCCGCCTGCAGGGCTGGCTCGACGCGATGGGCGTGCGTTACGGCGACCGCATCGCGGTCGAGGATCCCTCGCCCTATGGCTCGGGCAACGCACAGGCGACGATCCGTTCGATGGTCGAACGCCGCGGCCTGCTGCTCAGCGACGCGCTGCCGGTCACCACCGGCGCCGTGCCAGAGGGCAGCGTCCGCGTCGTCGTGACGCGCGCCTCGGCGCATGTACCGGGCTGCCCCGACTGGGCGAGCAAATCGTCGATCAATTTCACCAATTCGACCTCGTCCAACTATGGCTGCGCGACGAACAGCAATCTCGCCGCAATGGTCGCCGACCCCAACGATTTGATCAAGGGATCGAGCGACGCAGGCTACGACCCCAGCACCGCGACGCGCGCGATCAAGACCTATCGCGAAAAACCGCCGACGGGCGCGGGCGCGCTCAAGCAGAACTCGACCAGTGAAGGAGGCAGCCAGTGA